In Cololabis saira isolate AMF1-May2022 chromosome 10, fColSai1.1, whole genome shotgun sequence, a single window of DNA contains:
- the LOC133452500 gene encoding acyl-coenzyme A thioesterase 1-like, with protein sequence MMSSQVRLRLLPSARCLLDEPVQVKVSGLTSGQVVTIRARSTDERGVVFTSSATYKADGGGEIDLNIHPSLSGSFVGVEPMGLLRSLRADKLHKYFFKDKAVEPLMVKLSVHEEEGKMLAEVTNERLLMADGVSRVSVKEGNIRGVLFTPPGEGPFPAVLDLCNFMSEKRAALLANKGFVVLATPVFNEKSKNIKELHLDHFEEAVHFLQRQTQVGSEGVGILSRSKAGDIALSLAAFVPGVQAVVWINGCSANVGIPLYYKGHQILSPLMMDYKKVIPTESGASIIKYAVENPLTEENKSSLVPIERAIGHFLFVASGDDLGGDSKAYMDDMVERLKRHGKRNFESLFYPAAGHLLEPPYGPFYPSGVHGLLRFPVMWGGEPRAHAAAEVHSWRKIQEFLKTHLSSGVTQTTAKL encoded by the exons ATGATGTCCTCCCAAGTCAGACTGAGGCTGCTGCCGAGTGCCAGGTGTTTGTTGGACGAGCCCGTTCAGGTGAAGGTGTCTGGGCTTACGTCGGGGCAGGTGGTCACTATTAGGGCTCGATCCACCGATGAGCGAGGAGTGGTGTTCACCTCCTCGGCTACATACAAGGCTGATGGTGGCGGAGAAATCGACCTGAACATACACCCTTCACTCAGTGGGAGCTTCGTTGGAGTTGAACCCATGGGTCTACTGAGGTCACTGAGAGCAGATAAGCTGCACAAATATTTCTTTAAGGACAAAGCAGTAGAGCCTCTCATGGTGAAATTATCTGTGCATGAGGAGGAGGGAAAGATGTTGGCCGAGGTGACAAATGAGAGGCTTCTGATGGCAGATGGGGTCAGCCGAGTGTCTGTTAAGGAGGGGAACATCCGTGGAGTGTTGTTCACTCCCCCAG GAGAAGGTCCATTTCCTGCTGTGTTGGATCTGTGCAACTTCATGTCTGAGAAGAGAGCTGCTCTGCTGGCAAATAAAGGCTTTGTGGTTTTGGCAACACCCGTATTTAATGAAAAATCCAAGAACATCAAAGAGTTGCATCTGGACCACTTTGAGGAAGCAGTGCATTTCTTACAACGACAGACTCAG GTTGGCAGTGAAGGAGTTGGCATATTATCAAGATCAAAGGCCGGAGATATTGCACTTTCACTTGCTGCTTTTGTACCAGGTGTTCAGGCTGTAGTTTGGATCAACGGCTGCAGTGCTAACGTGGGCATTCCCCTCTATTATAAGGGACACCAGATCCTCTCACCATTAATGATGGATTATAAAAAGGTGATTCCCACTGAGTCAGGAGCTAGTATAATCAAATATGCTGTAGAAAACCCTCTGACAGAGGAGAACAAGAGCAGTCTGGTTCCTATTGAACGTGCTATAGGCCATTTCCTGTTTGTGGCTTCAGGGGATGACCTTGGCGGGGACAGCAAGGCTTACATGGACGACATGGTAGAGAGACTGAAGCGTCATGGAAAGAGAAACTTTGAGAGTTTGTTTTACCCTGCAGCTGGACACTTACTGGAGCCACCTTACGGACCATTCTACCCTTCAGGTGTACATGGGTTGCTGAGATTCCCAGTCATGTGGGGGGGCGAGCCCAGGGCCCATGCAGCAGCTGAAGTCCACTCATGGAGGAAGATTCAAGAGTTCCTAAAAACTCACCTGAGCAGCGGTGTTACACAGACTACAGCCAAGTTATAG